One genomic window of Azospirillum sp. TSH100 includes the following:
- a CDS encoding DUF2339 domain-containing protein: MEFVVLLLIFGFITRRLDRRLKIQEAEIALLRGRLDKALAGALPSQAVAEAAPTEAEVAEAEALPEEVGEPVFLAEAEEPAPPPPPPTTVQPATPAPARPGWRELEDSLASRWLIWLGGGTMALAAAFFIKLSVDHGWLGPSVRVALGLLSGLGLMVGGEWLRRRPMQRAVAALRPDYVPPALTAAGLFTAFISVYGGYALFGLFAPLIAFALLAGLSLAAIGLSLLQGPFIAALGLLAGYVSPLLVSTGNPDAWNLFAYLLALNGSGMAVVLYRGWRWLGWGALAGAALWPLLWMIDPWRSGDALPTGLYLLLTSALFLVPAVRGVLDQTLPEPVPATGWRTALPDWVRRKRRHPADRLAMTATMVFGVLVAAMTWRDSHGSVSQIVLGLFALLALVGGRRTERIAGVAWIAALTVLLSLAPWNLPYVPASPPPLNADGQPLIVADPAGYPAAVGRFLWVAGGFAALFGIGGFIALWDARRAALWASLSALVPLALLTLAYALVEPPETAIGWPAAALGLAALLVGATTPLGRHRHRPGASLGLAAFAAGATGAIALGATMVLQEAWLTVALAMQVPVLAWLERQLNLRELRGVALLVAAAVLVRLAVNPSVLDYEGYGWIAYGYGLPALGFLMAARWMRSAPDGRGDDLVVMVLEAGALIFTTLMLSLGVHRWMAGSLEAAPSSLAEVALHILSWLGLALLLAVDRRWNARPVAVWGRRFLVLMAAATALVLHLVVLNPLWTFEWVGTWPVVNRLLLAYGAPALLGLLYLWYDPPRSRVLRSAAPVLPLLLIAANLALEIRRTFQGPVLSGYRMSDAEWYSYSAGFLLFAVAMLVVGIRFGWGWMRHAGLVLVLAVVAKVFLSDMSDLEGMYRVASFLGLGLSLVGTGWLYQRLLRPPAGGTPPEPKPEPPHSPADDLPTDDLLNQRTH; the protein is encoded by the coding sequence CCAGGAAGCGGAAATCGCCCTTCTGCGCGGCCGGTTGGACAAGGCGCTTGCCGGCGCCCTGCCATCGCAAGCGGTGGCGGAAGCCGCGCCCACCGAGGCTGAAGTCGCGGAGGCCGAGGCGCTGCCGGAGGAGGTCGGCGAACCGGTCTTCCTGGCGGAGGCGGAGGAGCCGGCACCACCACCGCCTCCGCCGACGACCGTGCAACCCGCCACCCCGGCACCGGCGCGGCCGGGCTGGCGCGAACTGGAGGACTCGCTGGCCTCGCGCTGGCTGATCTGGCTCGGCGGCGGCACCATGGCGCTGGCTGCTGCCTTCTTCATCAAGCTGTCGGTCGATCACGGCTGGCTCGGACCGTCGGTCCGCGTCGCACTGGGGCTGCTCTCCGGCCTCGGGCTGATGGTGGGGGGCGAGTGGCTGCGCCGCCGGCCGATGCAGCGCGCCGTTGCCGCCTTGCGGCCGGATTACGTGCCGCCGGCTCTGACCGCCGCCGGCCTGTTCACCGCCTTCATCAGCGTCTATGGCGGCTATGCCCTGTTCGGCCTGTTCGCCCCGCTGATCGCCTTCGCGCTGCTGGCCGGCCTGTCGCTGGCCGCCATCGGCCTGTCGCTTCTGCAAGGGCCGTTCATCGCCGCGCTGGGGCTGCTGGCCGGCTACGTTTCGCCTCTTCTGGTCTCCACCGGCAACCCGGATGCCTGGAACCTGTTCGCCTATCTGCTGGCGCTGAACGGTTCCGGGATGGCGGTGGTGCTGTATCGCGGCTGGCGCTGGCTCGGCTGGGGCGCGCTGGCCGGTGCGGCGCTATGGCCGCTCCTGTGGATGATCGATCCCTGGCGCAGCGGCGACGCGCTGCCGACCGGCCTCTATCTGCTGCTGACGTCGGCGCTGTTCCTGGTGCCGGCGGTGCGCGGCGTGCTGGACCAGACCCTGCCGGAACCGGTCCCCGCCACCGGCTGGCGCACGGCTCTGCCCGACTGGGTCCGGCGCAAGCGGCGCCACCCGGCCGACCGGCTGGCGATGACGGCGACGATGGTGTTCGGTGTGCTGGTCGCCGCAATGACATGGCGCGATTCGCATGGTTCGGTGTCGCAGATCGTCCTTGGGCTGTTCGCTCTGCTGGCGCTGGTCGGCGGGCGGCGGACCGAGCGGATCGCCGGCGTCGCCTGGATCGCGGCGCTGACCGTGCTGCTGTCGCTGGCACCCTGGAACCTGCCCTATGTGCCCGCCAGCCCGCCGCCGCTGAATGCCGATGGCCAGCCGCTGATCGTCGCCGATCCGGCCGGCTATCCGGCGGCGGTCGGACGCTTCCTGTGGGTGGCGGGCGGATTCGCCGCCCTGTTCGGGATCGGCGGCTTCATCGCCCTGTGGGACGCGCGGCGGGCGGCGCTGTGGGCCTCGCTCTCGGCGCTGGTGCCGCTGGCCCTGCTGACGCTGGCCTATGCCCTGGTGGAGCCGCCGGAGACCGCCATCGGCTGGCCGGCGGCGGCGCTGGGGCTGGCGGCGCTGCTGGTCGGCGCCACCACGCCGCTGGGCCGCCACCGCCACCGGCCCGGCGCCTCGCTGGGGCTGGCCGCCTTCGCCGCCGGGGCCACCGGCGCCATCGCGCTCGGCGCCACCATGGTCTTGCAGGAGGCGTGGCTGACGGTGGCGCTGGCGATGCAGGTGCCGGTGCTGGCGTGGCTGGAGCGGCAGTTGAACCTGCGTGAGTTGCGCGGCGTCGCCCTGCTGGTGGCGGCGGCCGTGCTGGTGCGGCTGGCGGTCAATCCGTCTGTGCTGGATTACGAGGGCTATGGCTGGATCGCCTACGGCTATGGCCTGCCGGCGCTGGGCTTCCTCATGGCGGCGCGCTGGATGCGGTCGGCGCCGGACGGCAGAGGCGACGATCTGGTGGTGATGGTGCTGGAGGCCGGCGCCCTGATCTTCACCACCCTGATGCTGTCGCTGGGCGTCCACCGCTGGATGGCCGGCAGCCTGGAGGCGGCGCCGTCCAGTCTGGCGGAGGTGGCGCTGCACATTTTGTCCTGGCTCGGCCTTGCCCTGCTGCTGGCGGTCGACCGGCGGTGGAACGCGCGGCCCGTCGCGGTGTGGGGACGGCGTTTCCTGGTGCTGATGGCCGCCGCGACCGCCCTGGTCCTGCATCTGGTGGTGTTGAACCCGCTGTGGACTTTCGAATGGGTCGGGACCTGGCCGGTGGTCAACCGTCTGCTGCTGGCCTATGGCGCGCCGGCCCTGCTGGGGCTGCTCTATCTGTGGTACGACCCGCCACGGTCGCGTGTCCTGCGCAGCGCCGCCCCGGTGCTGCCGCTGCTGCTGATCGCCGCCAATCTGGCGCTGGAGATCCGCCGGACCTTCCAGGGGCCGGTCCTGTCCGGTTACAGGATGTCGGACGCCGAATGGTACAGCTATTCCGCCGGTTTCCTGCTGTTCGCGGTGGCGATGCTGGTGGTGGGCATCCGCTTCGGCTGGGGCTGGATGCGCCATGCCGGGCTTGTTCTCGTGCTGGCGGTGGTCGCCAAGGTGTTCCTCAGCGACATGTCGGACCTGGAGGGGATGTACCGCGTCGCCTCCTTCCTCGGCCTTGGCCTCAGTCTGGTCGGCACCGGTTGGCTCTACCAGCGGCTTCTGCGCCCGCCGGCCGGCGGCACTCCGCCGGAGCCGAAGCCGGAACCGCCGCATTCGCCCGCGGATGATCTGCCCACGGATGATCTGTTGAACCAACGGACTCATTGA
- a CDS encoding hydroxyacid-oxoacid transhydrogenase: MDRETHGNAYPILPDGEEGFTVEAARMKFGPGMLAELGGDALSLGMTRVALFTDPRVAATAPFAMALDSLKRAGMDPVVYDRCRVEPTSASFLDAAAFARDGGFDGYVSIGGGSVIDTAKAANLYATYPADFLAYVNKPLGEGIPVPGPVKPHIACPTTCGTGSETTGVAIFDHVEKQVKTGISSRFLRPSLAVVDPRTIDSLPPGAIAATGFDVLTHAIESHTARPFRSRPRPEQPTARPPYQGANPWSDIGSLQAIRLGGQWLERAVNDPDCAEARDALMFAATLAGLAFGNAGVHIPHAMSYSVAGMNHSFTATGYETVEPMVPHGISVVLNAPAAFRFTGPAAPEAHLRAAEALGADVRGAAPEDGGELLATRLIGMMRATGLPNGLSALGYGEADIPGLVKGAAAQQRLLTIAPRPVSEDDLRGLYADAMHYW, from the coding sequence ATGGACCGCGAGACGCACGGCAACGCCTATCCCATCCTTCCCGACGGCGAGGAGGGCTTCACCGTCGAGGCGGCGCGGATGAAGTTCGGCCCCGGTATGCTGGCCGAGTTGGGCGGCGACGCGCTGTCGCTGGGCATGACGCGGGTGGCGCTGTTCACCGACCCGCGGGTTGCCGCAACCGCGCCCTTCGCCATGGCGCTCGACTCGCTGAAGCGGGCCGGCATGGATCCGGTGGTCTATGACCGCTGCCGGGTGGAGCCGACCAGCGCGTCCTTCCTCGACGCCGCCGCTTTCGCGCGGGACGGCGGTTTCGACGGCTATGTCTCGATCGGCGGCGGCTCGGTGATCGACACCGCCAAGGCGGCGAATCTCTACGCCACTTATCCGGCCGACTTCCTCGCCTATGTCAACAAGCCGCTGGGCGAGGGCATCCCGGTGCCCGGCCCGGTCAAGCCGCACATCGCCTGCCCGACCACCTGCGGCACCGGCAGCGAGACCACCGGCGTCGCCATCTTCGACCATGTGGAAAAGCAGGTGAAGACCGGCATCTCGTCGCGCTTCCTGCGGCCGAGCCTCGCCGTGGTCGATCCGCGCACCATCGACAGCCTGCCGCCCGGCGCCATCGCCGCCACCGGCTTCGACGTGCTGACCCACGCCATCGAGAGCCACACCGCGCGCCCCTTCCGCTCCCGCCCGCGGCCCGAGCAGCCGACGGCCCGCCCGCCCTACCAGGGCGCCAACCCGTGGTCGGACATCGGCAGCCTCCAGGCGATCCGGCTGGGCGGGCAATGGCTGGAACGGGCGGTCAACGACCCCGACTGTGCGGAAGCGCGTGACGCCCTGATGTTCGCGGCGACGCTGGCCGGTCTGGCCTTCGGCAATGCCGGGGTGCACATCCCGCACGCCATGTCCTATTCGGTGGCGGGGATGAACCACAGCTTCACCGCGACGGGCTACGAGACTGTGGAGCCGATGGTGCCGCACGGCATCTCGGTGGTGCTGAACGCCCCCGCCGCCTTCCGCTTCACCGGCCCGGCCGCCCCCGAGGCCCATCTGCGTGCCGCCGAGGCGCTGGGAGCGGATGTGCGGGGAGCCGCGCCGGAGGATGGCGGCGAGCTGCTGGCGACGCGGCTGATCGGCATGATGCGCGCGACCGGCCTGCCGAACGGGCTGTCGGCGCTGGGTTACGGCGAGGCCGACATTCCGGGACTGGTCAAGGGAGCCGCCGCCCAGCAACGCCTGCTGACCATCGCCCCGCGCCCGGTGTCGGAGGACGATTTGCGCGGGCTGTATGCGGATGCGATGCATTATTGGTGA
- a CDS encoding acyl-CoA dehydrogenase, whose translation MTYTAPVDDLRFVLNEVVGLDAIAALPHCDSAAPDLVDAILEEAGKFASGVLAPLNRVGDKEGAKLENGVVRTATGWKDAYGQFAQAGWNSLPFEPDYGGQGLPWTVAFAVNEMWQAANLSFGLCPLLTQGAVDLLTEHASDEQKAVYLSKMISGEWTGTMNLTEPQAGSDLAAVRTRAVRAGDGSYRITGQKIFITYGEHDLTENIVHLVLARLPDAPAGIKGISLFIVPKYLPNPDGTPGQRNDLRCASLEHKLGIMASPTAVMAYGDDEGAIGYLVGEENRGIEYMFTMMNNARLGVGIQGVAIAERAYQQARDYAKSRVQSKDLADPKGSGVAIIKHPDVRRMLLDMRAKTEAARALALYAGTQLDISRHHEDPAVRAAATARVDVLTPIVKAWSTDIGCEVASTGVQIHGGMGFIEETGAAQHYRDARITPIYEGTNGIHGNDLTFRKTGRDKGAAARAFVADMRATVEELDAAPGDDLAVIRTELSAGLDALDRAIDWMVATQAEGDLQGAAAGAVAYLKLWGTVAGGWMLARSAMKAMAGLRQPGANASFLETKLIVARFYAEQVLATAPALLPTIASARNTVMALGEDQF comes from the coding sequence ATGACCTACACCGCTCCGGTCGACGATCTGCGCTTCGTCCTGAACGAGGTGGTCGGCCTCGACGCCATCGCCGCCCTGCCCCATTGCGACAGCGCCGCCCCCGATCTGGTCGATGCCATCCTGGAGGAGGCCGGCAAATTCGCCTCCGGCGTGCTCGCCCCGCTGAACCGGGTCGGCGACAAGGAAGGGGCGAAGCTGGAGAACGGCGTCGTCCGCACCGCCACCGGCTGGAAGGACGCCTACGGCCAGTTCGCGCAAGCCGGCTGGAACAGCCTGCCCTTCGAGCCGGACTATGGCGGGCAGGGCCTGCCCTGGACGGTCGCCTTCGCGGTCAACGAGATGTGGCAGGCCGCCAACCTGTCCTTCGGCCTGTGCCCGCTGCTGACCCAGGGTGCCGTCGACCTGCTGACCGAGCATGCGAGCGACGAGCAGAAGGCGGTCTATCTGTCGAAGATGATCTCCGGCGAATGGACCGGGACGATGAACCTGACCGAGCCGCAGGCGGGCAGCGACCTCGCCGCGGTGCGGACCAGGGCGGTGCGGGCCGGCGACGGCAGCTATCGCATCACCGGCCAGAAGATCTTCATCACCTATGGCGAGCATGACCTGACGGAGAACATCGTCCATCTGGTGCTGGCCCGCCTGCCCGACGCCCCGGCCGGCATCAAGGGCATCAGCCTGTTCATCGTGCCGAAGTACCTGCCCAACCCCGACGGCACGCCGGGCCAGCGCAACGACCTGCGTTGCGCCAGCCTGGAGCACAAGCTGGGCATCATGGCCAGCCCGACCGCCGTCATGGCCTATGGCGACGACGAGGGCGCCATCGGCTACCTCGTCGGCGAGGAGAACCGCGGCATCGAATACATGTTCACGATGATGAACAACGCCCGGCTCGGCGTCGGCATCCAGGGCGTCGCGATCGCCGAACGCGCCTACCAGCAGGCCCGCGACTACGCGAAGAGCCGCGTGCAGAGCAAGGATCTGGCCGATCCCAAGGGCTCCGGCGTCGCCATCATCAAGCATCCGGACGTCCGCCGCATGCTGCTGGACATGCGCGCCAAGACGGAAGCCGCCCGCGCGCTGGCGCTCTATGCCGGCACCCAGCTGGACATCTCCCGCCATCACGAGGATCCGGCGGTGCGCGCCGCGGCCACGGCGCGGGTCGATGTGCTGACCCCCATCGTCAAGGCGTGGTCGACCGACATCGGCTGCGAGGTGGCGTCCACCGGCGTGCAGATCCATGGCGGCATGGGCTTCATCGAGGAGACGGGGGCCGCCCAGCATTACCGCGACGCCCGCATCACCCCGATCTATGAGGGCACCAACGGCATCCACGGCAACGACCTGACCTTCCGCAAGACCGGCCGCGACAAGGGGGCGGCGGCCCGTGCCTTCGTCGCCGACATGCGGGCGACGGTGGAGGAGTTGGATGCCGCCCCCGGCGACGACCTCGCGGTGATCCGCACCGAGCTGTCGGCTGGGCTGGACGCGCTGGACCGCGCCATCGACTGGATGGTCGCGACCCAGGCGGAGGGCGACCTGCAAGGCGCCGCCGCCGGTGCGGTGGCGTATCTGAAGCTGTGGGGAACGGTGGCCGGTGGCTGGATGCTGGCACGCTCGGCGATGAAGGCGATGGCGGGACTGCGCCAGCCGGGCGCTAACGCCTCCTTCCTGGAAACCAAGCTGATCGTCGCGCGCTTCTACGCCGAGCAGGTTCTGGCGACCGCCCCGGCCCTGCTGCCGACCATCGCCAGCGCCCGCAACACGGTGATGGCGCTGGGCGAGGACCAGTTCTAA
- a CDS encoding transglycosylase SLT domain-containing protein: MTYASALGNPSNAATQAANASRGPATVEAAVRNASAKTGVDFSYLMEKAAVESGYRTDVKSSSSSATGLYQFIDSTWLQTMKDHGADHGYGKYANAIQTRSDGRPYVSDPEMKKEILDLRKDPTASALMAAEYTRDNKEYLEETVDGKIGSTELYMAHFLGAGGASKFLNAMQENPNRTARDVFPDAAAANKNVFYDKSTGKAKSLKEIYDRFASKFSENPMANFAPAQVANDAVRKQDMPDGFTTQVPMAPAKALNGTPLSIYQVLALNALETPDEVDSVSGRPARLRDKEHRRMRDEPVRTDQSSGTGVAVGFGLGLGRIVGSESATPVASATAGAAGTQAVSKAA; the protein is encoded by the coding sequence ATGACCTACGCTTCCGCCCTCGGCAATCCCAGCAACGCCGCCACCCAGGCCGCCAATGCGTCGCGTGGCCCGGCCACCGTGGAGGCCGCCGTGCGCAATGCCAGCGCGAAGACGGGGGTCGATTTTTCCTACCTCATGGAAAAAGCTGCCGTGGAGAGCGGATACCGCACGGACGTAAAGTCCTCCTCCTCCTCGGCGACGGGGCTCTACCAGTTCATCGACAGCACATGGTTGCAGACGATGAAGGACCATGGCGCCGACCATGGCTATGGCAAATACGCCAACGCCATCCAGACCCGCAGCGACGGCCGGCCCTATGTCTCCGACCCGGAGATGAAGAAGGAGATCCTGGATCTGCGCAAGGATCCGACCGCGTCGGCCCTGATGGCCGCGGAATACACCCGCGACAACAAGGAGTATCTGGAGGAGACGGTCGACGGCAAGATCGGCTCGACCGAGCTGTACATGGCCCATTTCCTGGGCGCCGGCGGTGCCTCGAAATTCCTGAACGCGATGCAGGAGAATCCCAACCGCACCGCCCGCGACGTCTTCCCCGACGCCGCCGCCGCCAACAAGAACGTCTTCTACGACAAGTCCACCGGCAAGGCGAAGTCGCTGAAGGAGATCTACGACCGCTTCGCCTCGAAGTTTTCGGAGAACCCGATGGCAAACTTCGCCCCGGCCCAGGTGGCGAACGACGCGGTGCGCAAGCAGGACATGCCTGACGGCTTCACCACCCAGGTGCCGATGGCCCCGGCCAAGGCGCTGAACGGCACGCCGCTGTCGATCTACCAGGTGCTGGCATTGAACGCTCTGGAGACGCCGGACGAGGTCGACAGCGTCAGCGGCCGTCCGGCCCGCCTGCGCGACAAGGAACATCGCCGCATGCGCGACGAGCCGGTGCGCACCGACCAGTCGTCTGGTACCGGCGTCGCGGTGGGCTTCGGGCTGGGGCTGGGCCGGATCGTCGGTTCCGAGTCGGCGACGCCGGTCGCCTCGGCCACCGCGGGTGCTGCCGGAACGCAGGCGGTCTCCAAGGCGGCGTGA
- the cobT gene encoding nicotinate-nucleotide--dimethylbenzimidazole phosphoribosyltransferase — translation MSNQQPAVTFEEIRALVRNLPGPDLEAGTAALQRERQLTKPAGSLGRLEEIAQWMATWQGQHPAEARRPRVAVFAGNHGVAARGVSAYPAEVTVQMVANFQNGGAAVNQLCEVADADLRVYELDLENPTADFTQGPAMGEEECCRTMAYGMMAVEMGVQLLALGEMGIANSTSAAALCLALFGGEAADWTGRGTGIDDEGLARKIAAVEAGVAANPQAKDDPFEALRCLGGYEFAAIAGAILAARVARVPILLDGFACTAAAAVLYKADRRALDHCMVAHRSVEPGHTRLMQAIGKEPLLDLGMRLGEGSGAALAINIVKSAVACHAGMATFAEAGVSTQG, via the coding sequence ATGAGCAACCAGCAGCCCGCCGTCACCTTCGAGGAAATCCGCGCGCTCGTGCGCAACCTGCCCGGCCCCGACCTGGAGGCCGGCACCGCGGCCCTCCAGCGCGAACGGCAGCTGACCAAGCCGGCCGGTTCGCTCGGCCGGCTGGAGGAGATCGCGCAGTGGATGGCGACCTGGCAGGGCCAGCACCCGGCCGAGGCGCGCCGCCCGCGCGTCGCCGTCTTCGCCGGCAACCATGGCGTCGCCGCCCGCGGCGTCTCGGCCTATCCGGCCGAGGTGACGGTGCAGATGGTCGCCAACTTCCAGAATGGCGGGGCGGCGGTCAACCAGCTCTGCGAGGTCGCCGACGCCGACCTGCGCGTCTATGAGCTGGACCTGGAGAACCCGACCGCCGATTTCACCCAGGGCCCGGCCATGGGCGAAGAGGAATGCTGCCGCACCATGGCCTACGGCATGATGGCGGTGGAGATGGGCGTCCAGCTGCTGGCACTCGGCGAGATGGGCATCGCCAACTCGACCTCGGCGGCGGCGCTCTGCCTCGCGCTGTTCGGCGGCGAGGCGGCCGACTGGACCGGCCGCGGCACCGGCATCGACGACGAGGGTCTCGCCCGCAAGATCGCCGCGGTGGAGGCTGGCGTCGCCGCCAACCCGCAGGCCAAGGACGACCCGTTCGAGGCGCTGCGCTGCCTGGGCGGCTACGAGTTCGCCGCGATCGCCGGCGCCATCCTGGCCGCCCGCGTCGCCCGCGTTCCGATCCTGCTCGACGGCTTCGCCTGCACCGCCGCCGCCGCCGTGCTCTACAAGGCCGACCGCCGCGCGCTCGACCACTGCATGGTCGCCCACCGCTCGGTCGAGCCGGGTCACACCCGCCTGATGCAGGCCATCGGCAAGGAGCCGCTGCTCGATCTCGGCATGCGGTTGGGGGAAGGGTCAGGTGCTGCGCTGGCGATCAACATCGTCAAATCGGCCGTCGCCTGCCACGCCGGCATGGCGACCTTCGCCGAGGCGGGCGTCAGCACGCAGGGGTGA
- the dapE gene encoding succinyl-diaminopimelate desuccinylase, which translates to MTIDPVALAQDLIRCPSVTPRDDGALGVLEAALTPMGFTCHRLRFQQEGTEPVENLYARLGTEGPNFCFAGHTDVVPPGDRGWTVDPFAGEVMGGRLFGRGAVDMKGAIAAFVAAVSRRLQDGPPAGSISLLITGDEEGVAINGTRKVLDWLAERGERIDACVVGEPTNPKALGDMIKIGRRGSLTGFLTVFGAQGHVAYPHLADNPLPRLVRMLAAITEHPMDGGTAHFQPSTLALTTIDVDNTATNVIPAQGKATFNIRFNDAHTPESIEAWLRRSFDAIGGAYELEVYCSGDSFVTPPGPLTELVAEAVEGVTGRRPDYSTTGGTSDARFIKNVCPVVEFGLVGQTMHKVDEYCPVEDLRQLTAIYESILKGVFTRLAG; encoded by the coding sequence ATGACCATCGACCCCGTCGCCCTCGCCCAGGATCTGATCCGCTGCCCCAGCGTCACGCCGCGCGACGACGGCGCGCTGGGCGTGCTGGAGGCGGCGCTGACGCCGATGGGCTTCACCTGCCACCGCCTGCGCTTCCAGCAGGAGGGGACCGAGCCGGTGGAGAACCTCTATGCCCGGCTCGGCACCGAGGGGCCGAACTTCTGCTTCGCCGGCCATACCGACGTGGTGCCGCCGGGCGACCGCGGCTGGACGGTCGATCCCTTCGCCGGCGAGGTGATGGGCGGGCGCCTGTTCGGCCGCGGTGCGGTCGACATGAAGGGCGCCATCGCCGCCTTCGTCGCCGCCGTGTCGCGCCGGTTGCAGGACGGGCCGCCCGCCGGCTCGATCAGCCTGCTGATCACCGGCGACGAGGAAGGGGTGGCGATCAACGGCACCCGCAAGGTTCTGGACTGGCTGGCCGAGCGCGGCGAGCGCATCGACGCCTGCGTGGTCGGCGAGCCGACCAACCCCAAGGCGCTGGGCGACATGATCAAGATCGGCCGGCGCGGCAGCCTGACCGGCTTCCTGACCGTTTTCGGCGCGCAAGGCCATGTCGCCTATCCCCATCTGGCCGACAACCCGCTGCCGCGGCTGGTCCGCATGCTGGCCGCCATCACCGAACACCCGATGGACGGGGGCACGGCGCATTTCCAGCCCTCCACCCTGGCGCTGACCACCATCGACGTCGACAACACGGCGACCAACGTCATCCCGGCCCAGGGCAAGGCGACCTTCAACATCCGCTTCAACGACGCCCACACCCCGGAAAGCATCGAGGCGTGGCTGCGCCGCAGCTTCGACGCCATCGGCGGCGCCTATGAGCTGGAGGTCTACTGCTCCGGCGACAGCTTCGTCACCCCGCCCGGTCCGCTGACCGAGCTGGTGGCAGAGGCGGTGGAGGGGGTGACCGGGCGCCGACCGGACTATTCGACCACCGGCGGCACCTCGGACGCCCGCTTCATCAAGAATGTCTGCCCGGTGGTTGAGTTCGGGCTGGTCGGCCAGACCATGCACAAGGTGGACGAATATTGCCCGGTGGAGGATCTGCGTCAGCTGACCGCCATCTACGAGTCGATCCTGAAGGGCGTCTTCACGCGCCTTGCCGGGTGA
- the dapD gene encoding 2,3,4,5-tetrahydropyridine-2,6-dicarboxylate N-succinyltransferase produces the protein MSHASLQATIDAAWENRADLTTATTGPVRDAVNAALDALDAGDLRVAEKTADGWKVNQWLKKAVLLSFRLNANEMIPGGPGGSSWYDKVPPKFEGWSEGQFQNAGFRALPGAIARKSSYVAPGVILMPSFVNVGAYVDSGTMVDTWVTVGSCAQIGKNVHLSGGVGIGGVLEPLQADPVIIEDNCFIGARSEIVEGVIVEEGAVISMGCYIGASTKIIDRHTGEVFMGRVPAYSVVVPGSLPGKPLPDGTPGPSLYCCVIIKRVDEKTRSKTAINDLLRD, from the coding sequence ATGAGCCACGCCAGCCTGCAAGCCACCATCGACGCCGCCTGGGAAAACCGCGCCGATCTCACCACCGCCACCACCGGCCCCGTCCGCGACGCCGTGAACGCGGCGCTGGACGCGCTTGACGCCGGTGACCTGCGCGTCGCCGAGAAGACGGCGGACGGCTGGAAGGTCAACCAGTGGCTGAAGAAGGCGGTTCTGCTGTCCTTCCGCCTGAACGCCAACGAGATGATCCCCGGCGGCCCCGGCGGCTCCTCCTGGTACGACAAGGTTCCGCCGAAGTTCGAGGGCTGGAGCGAAGGCCAGTTCCAGAACGCCGGTTTCCGCGCCCTGCCCGGCGCCATCGCCCGCAAGTCGTCCTACGTGGCCCCCGGCGTCATCCTGATGCCGAGCTTCGTCAATGTCGGCGCCTACGTCGACAGCGGGACCATGGTCGACACCTGGGTCACCGTCGGCTCCTGCGCCCAGATCGGCAAGAACGTCCATCTGTCGGGCGGCGTCGGCATCGGCGGCGTGCTGGAGCCCTTGCAGGCCGATCCGGTCATCATTGAGGACAACTGCTTCATCGGCGCCCGGTCGGAGATCGTCGAAGGCGTGATCGTCGAGGAAGGTGCTGTCATCTCCATGGGCTGCTATATCGGCGCCTCGACCAAGATCATCGACCGCCACACCGGCGAGGTCTTCATGGGCCGCGTCCCGGCCTATTCGGTCGTCGTGCCCGGCTCGCTGCCCGGCAAGCCGCTGCCCGACGGCACCCCAGGCCCGAGCCTGTACTGCTGCGTCATCATCAAGCGCGTCGACGAGAAGACCCGGTCCAAGACCGCGATCAACGACCTGCTGCGGGATTGA
- a CDS encoding pyrimidine 5'-nucleotidase, with protein MTVPTSPAAPASGPDPLSALRDRAVWIFDLDNTLYPASCDLFSQVDRRINEFIAAHFNIGMDEARVRQKQFFREYGTTLRGLMTEHDVDPVAYMDYVHDIDVTGVQPSALLANALERLPGRKIIYTNGSVRHAENVAGRLGILDRFDAVFDIAAGGFVPKPDPRPYATLVERHGVDPTDACMVEDIARNLAPAHALGMTTVWVRGEKEYEKAGVGAGVHIDHTVDDLPSWLAAVAGL; from the coding sequence ATGACTGTCCCGACCTCCCCCGCCGCACCGGCATCCGGCCCCGATCCCCTCTCCGCCCTGCGCGACCGCGCCGTGTGGATCTTCGACCTCGACAACACGCTCTATCCGGCGTCCTGTGACCTGTTCTCCCAGGTCGACCGCCGGATCAACGAGTTCATCGCCGCCCATTTCAACATCGGCATGGACGAGGCGCGGGTGCGGCAGAAGCAGTTCTTCCGCGAATACGGCACCACGTTGCGCGGCCTGATGACGGAGCATGACGTCGATCCGGTCGCCTACATGGACTATGTCCACGACATCGACGTGACCGGCGTCCAGCCCTCCGCCCTGCTGGCCAATGCGCTGGAACGCCTCCCCGGCCGCAAGATCATCTACACCAACGGCTCGGTCCGTCATGCCGAGAATGTCGCCGGCCGGCTCGGCATCCTCGACCGGTTCGACGCTGTGTTCGACATCGCCGCCGGCGGCTTCGTGCCGAAGCCCGATCCCCGCCCCTATGCCACGCTGGTGGAGCGCCACGGGGTCGACCCGACCGACGCCTGCATGGTGGAGGACATCGCCCGCAACCTCGCCCCCGCCCATGCGCTGGGCATGACCACCGTCTGGGTCCGTGGCGAGAAGGAGTACGAGAAGGCCGGCGTCGGCGCCGGGGTCCACATCGACCACACCGTCGACGACCTGCCCTCCTGGCTGGCCGCGGTCGCCGGCCTGTAG